One window from the genome of Alkalihalobacillus sp. LMS6 encodes:
- the dnaG gene encoding DNA primase yields MSVKIPDEKLSEIRNASDIVDVIGEYVQLKKNGRQYGGLCPFHDEKTPSFSVSEEKQVYHCFGCGAGGNVFTFLQELEGWSFTKTVTHLADKNKISLPQITQLSEDVSQVDTSKIEAMKKAHQLAASTYHSIFMFTEEGSPGRVYAEERWFSQAQIDHFKIGYALDEWETISKVLEQNDFDLEIMEEAGLVAKRKTSGFYDLFRNRLIFPISDNNGDIVGFGGRIIGEGQPKYLNSPETPIYQKAKTLFHMYEARPIIRKKDRAYLFEGAFDVMAAWKSGIENAVATLGTALSPDHAKLLRRNAEEIVVCFDGDKAGREAIRKTIPYLEKVGCRIQVCLLPDGYDPDDFVKEFGSDAFKLHLEEELLSVMAFKMHDAKQTKNLENEGERLKYIEDMLEEIAGLEQSIEQEHYLRQLSNEFNLSLHVLQQEMERKEKKQGRSKQDQPAEHRKETIKPHHHFQTSRPMAAHIKAERMLLAHMLQDEEMIWRVTERLESGFNIDEHGALYAYLLSFVSQHPEKGISNFIESLEDQNLAKLAAYLLMQDIKIDCTDDELHDYIKKIEQYPKLLQIKEKQQAARLEQDPILAAQKQMELIREKRELLGK; encoded by the coding sequence ATGTCCGTGAAAATTCCTGATGAGAAACTATCAGAAATAAGGAATGCGAGCGATATCGTTGATGTCATCGGTGAGTATGTTCAACTTAAGAAGAATGGGCGCCAATACGGCGGGTTATGTCCTTTTCATGATGAAAAAACGCCGTCTTTTTCTGTCTCAGAAGAAAAACAGGTTTACCATTGTTTTGGTTGTGGAGCTGGCGGGAATGTGTTTACGTTCCTGCAAGAATTAGAAGGCTGGTCGTTTACAAAAACGGTCACCCATCTAGCTGATAAAAATAAGATTTCTTTACCTCAAATCACGCAGCTTTCAGAGGATGTTTCGCAAGTAGATACATCTAAAATAGAAGCAATGAAGAAAGCTCATCAGCTAGCTGCTTCTACGTATCATAGTATTTTTATGTTTACGGAAGAGGGATCTCCAGGTCGTGTATATGCAGAGGAACGTTGGTTTTCTCAAGCTCAAATTGATCATTTTAAAATTGGCTATGCACTAGACGAATGGGAAACCATTTCAAAGGTCCTTGAACAAAATGATTTCGACTTAGAGATCATGGAAGAAGCTGGATTAGTTGCGAAGCGTAAAACAAGCGGATTTTACGATTTATTCCGCAATCGTTTAATTTTTCCAATTTCAGATAATAATGGAGACATTGTTGGTTTTGGTGGAAGAATTATTGGTGAAGGTCAACCAAAATATTTAAATAGTCCAGAGACACCTATTTATCAAAAAGCAAAAACGTTATTTCACATGTATGAAGCGCGACCAATCATTCGAAAGAAAGACCGTGCTTACCTTTTTGAAGGTGCATTCGATGTGATGGCGGCATGGAAGTCAGGAATTGAAAATGCGGTTGCAACCCTCGGAACGGCTTTAAGCCCCGATCATGCGAAGCTTCTTCGCCGAAACGCAGAAGAGATTGTTGTCTGTTTTGATGGTGATAAAGCGGGTCGAGAGGCAATCCGAAAAACAATTCCTTATTTAGAAAAAGTGGGCTGCCGGATTCAAGTTTGTTTGTTACCAGATGGGTATGATCCAGATGACTTTGTGAAAGAATTTGGTTCAGATGCGTTCAAACTTCATTTAGAAGAAGAACTTTTGTCTGTTATGGCTTTTAAGATGCATGATGCCAAGCAAACAAAAAACTTAGAAAATGAAGGAGAACGTCTTAAGTATATTGAAGACATGCTTGAGGAAATCGCAGGCTTAGAGCAATCGATTGAGCAAGAGCACTATTTAAGGCAGTTATCAAACGAATTTAACCTGTCTTTGCACGTTTTGCAACAAGAAATGGAGCGGAAGGAAAAAAAACAGGGGCGTTCAAAACAAGATCAACCTGCCGAACATCGGAAAGAAACGATTAAACCACATCATCATTTCCAAACATCTAGGCCTATGGCTGCGCATATTAAGGCAGAACGGATGCTCCTTGCCCATATGTTACAAGATGAAGAGATGATTTGGAGAGTTACGGAGCGTCTAGAGAGTGGTTTCAATATAGACGAACATGGAGCTCTTTATGCATATTTGTTATCCTTTGTTTCGCAACATCCAGAAAAGGGAATAAGTAATTTTATAGAGAGTCTTGAAGATCAAAATCTTGCGAAGTTAGCTGCTTACCTGCTTATGCAAGATATAAAAATCGACTGTACAGATGATGAACTACACGATTACATTAAGAAGATTGAACAATATCCGAAACTATTACAAATTAAAGAAAAGCAACAAGCGGCGCGTTTAGAGCAAGATCCAATTCTTGCCGCGCAAAAGCAAATGGAACTCATACGCGAAAAAAGGGAATTGCTAGGAAAGTAA
- the rpoD gene encoding RNA polymerase sigma factor RpoD: MADKPLRPVTEGDLSIDQVKEQLVEVGKKRGTLTYAEITEKMASFEQDADQMDEFYEYLGEQGVELLNETDDEVPSMQQVEKNEDEFDLNDLSVPPGIKINDPVRMYLKEIGRVPLLSAEEEINLAKRIEQGDEEAKKRLAEANLRLVVSIAKRYVGRGMLFLDLIQEGNMGLIKAVEKFDYDKGFKFSTYATWWIRQAITRAIADQARTIRIPVHMVETINKLIRVQRQLLQDFGREPTPEEVGKEMELTPEKVREILKIAQEPVSLETPIGEEDDSHLGDFIEDQEALAPSDAAAYELLKEQLEDVLDTLTDREENVLRLRFGLDDGRTRTLEEVGKVFGVTRERIRQIEAKALRKLRHPSRSKRLKDFLD; the protein is encoded by the coding sequence GTGGCTGATAAACCGTTACGTCCAGTAACTGAAGGTGATCTATCCATCGATCAAGTAAAAGAACAATTAGTAGAGGTTGGTAAAAAGCGTGGTACATTAACGTATGCCGAAATTACAGAGAAAATGGCTTCGTTTGAACAAGATGCTGACCAAATGGATGAATTTTATGAATACCTTGGAGAGCAAGGTGTGGAACTCTTAAATGAAACGGACGATGAAGTACCATCCATGCAACAAGTCGAAAAAAATGAAGATGAATTCGATTTAAATGATCTTAGCGTCCCTCCTGGTATTAAAATAAACGATCCAGTTCGTATGTACCTTAAAGAAATTGGTCGTGTGCCGCTTCTTTCTGCTGAAGAGGAAATCAATTTAGCAAAACGAATCGAGCAAGGTGATGAAGAAGCGAAGAAGCGTTTAGCAGAAGCGAACTTGCGTCTTGTTGTTTCCATTGCGAAGCGTTATGTAGGAAGAGGCATGCTGTTTCTTGATCTTATTCAAGAAGGCAACATGGGTCTGATTAAAGCGGTTGAAAAGTTTGATTATGACAAAGGCTTTAAATTTAGTACGTATGCAACGTGGTGGATTCGTCAAGCAATTACTCGTGCCATTGCGGACCAAGCGAGAACCATTCGTATTCCAGTGCATATGGTTGAAACCATTAACAAATTAATTCGTGTACAACGTCAGCTTCTTCAAGACTTTGGTAGAGAACCGACGCCAGAAGAAGTTGGAAAAGAAATGGAATTAACGCCAGAAAAAGTTCGAGAAATCCTTAAGATTGCTCAAGAGCCTGTTTCATTAGAAACGCCAATTGGTGAAGAAGATGATTCTCACTTAGGTGACTTCATTGAAGACCAAGAAGCTTTAGCGCCGTCAGATGCAGCTGCGTATGAACTATTAAAAGAACAACTAGAAGACGTGTTGGATACCCTCACGGATCGTGAAGAAAATGTACTTCGCCTTCGCTTTGGCCTTGATGATGGTCGTACGCGCACGCTCGAAGAAGTTGGTAAAGTGTTTGGTGTAACGCGTGAGCGGATCAGACAAATTGAAGCGAAAGCCTTACGCAAATTACGCCATCCAAGTAGAAGTAAACGATTAAAGGATTTCTTAGATTAA
- a CDS encoding cytochrome c has translation MKGRPLIPFAIIALLGIVLMVAMSAIGVDQRASMDEEEEEPVDIGDPVEYGQGIVESSCISCHANDLGGTASAPAINDLEGELSHDEIVDIVTNGQGNMPAFGSSLQPEEIDAVADYLLSLSE, from the coding sequence ATGAAAGGTCGTCCGTTAATCCCGTTCGCTATTATCGCACTACTTGGGATCGTACTTATGGTTGCGATGTCTGCAATTGGCGTAGATCAACGTGCTAGTATGGATGAAGAAGAGGAAGAACCAGTAGACATCGGGGATCCGGTTGAATATGGACAAGGTATCGTTGAGAGTTCATGTATAAGTTGCCATGCAAATGATTTAGGTGGTACCGCAAGTGCACCAGCGATTAACGATTTAGAGGGAGAATTATCTCACGATGAAATCGTTGACATTGTGACGAACGGTCAAGGAAACATGCCTGCATTTGGCTCTTCACTACAACCGGAAGAAATTGATGCAGTCGCCGATTACTTATTATCATTATCGGAATAG
- a CDS encoding tRNA (adenine(22)-N(1))-methyltransferase TrmK, producing MNTNQLSRRLERVAYYAEGYQSLADIGSDHAYLPCYLCLRDAGLHAIAGEINEGPYQSARKQVELSRLENQIEVRKGSGLEVINDNEQVDVITVAGMGGPLIASILDLGLEKLTGSKRLVLQPNVASQAVREWLMSHQFNIVAEEIIEEDDKIYEIVVAEKSDSLVTYTEVELMMGPLLIQNQTKVFKKKWIQEKNSWERVLKQLKQGTETIELSNKKEALKRKIDMVEEVFV from the coding sequence TTGAATACGAATCAATTGTCTCGCAGACTTGAACGTGTGGCGTACTATGCGGAAGGCTACCAATCTTTGGCGGATATTGGCTCAGACCATGCTTACTTACCATGTTATTTATGCTTGAGAGATGCTGGTCTTCATGCCATTGCTGGAGAAATAAATGAAGGTCCGTATCAGTCTGCACGTAAACAAGTAGAGCTGTCGCGTTTAGAAAATCAGATCGAAGTAAGAAAAGGAAGCGGCTTAGAAGTTATAAACGATAACGAACAGGTCGACGTAATCACGGTCGCAGGTATGGGAGGACCGCTTATTGCTTCTATATTAGATCTCGGATTAGAAAAACTTACAGGTAGTAAACGGTTGGTTTTGCAGCCGAATGTAGCTTCTCAAGCCGTACGTGAATGGCTGATGTCCCATCAATTTAACATTGTCGCTGAAGAAATTATTGAAGAAGATGATAAAATTTATGAGATTGTAGTCGCTGAAAAAAGTGACTCTCTTGTAACGTATACAGAGGTAGAGTTGATGATGGGTCCTTTGTTAATTCAAAATCAAACAAAGGTTTTTAAAAAGAAGTGGATTCAAGAAAAAAATAGTTGGGAACGTGTGTTAAAACAATTAAAGCAGGGAACGGAAACGATAGAGCTTTCAAATAAAAAAGAAGCGTTAAAACGTAAGATTGACATGGTTGAGGAGGTATTTGTGTGA
- a CDS encoding Nif3-like dinuclear metal center hexameric protein produces MTLTGKDVIKEFERFSPKAYAVEGDRNGLMVGTLNKPVQHVMIALDVLEETMNEAIEQKVDLIIAHHPLLFRPLKQINLDTAMGRIVQKAIQHEITIYAAHTNLDVASGGVNDLLANALHIQSPEVLVPTYKEDMFKFVAFVPKTHGDAIRESLGEVGAGFIGEYSHCSFSSIGEGTFRPTERANPYLGENNKQEVVEEERIETIVPKHLTTSVIEAFVSAHPYEEPAYDLYPLEEPSVTLGLGRVGKIPQAQTLREYVDVVKKALSVENVRVVGNLDKKINRVAVLGGDGNKYVNQALRKGADVLVTGDLYYHVAQDAKMDGMTIIDAGHHIEAIMKKGVAEELQKRFEGKELKISASKNSTDPFQFM; encoded by the coding sequence GTGACACTTACAGGGAAAGACGTCATAAAGGAATTTGAACGGTTTTCACCGAAAGCGTACGCTGTTGAAGGCGATCGAAATGGATTGATGGTAGGTACGTTAAATAAGCCAGTTCAACATGTGATGATTGCCCTTGATGTACTTGAAGAAACGATGAACGAGGCAATTGAGCAAAAAGTTGACTTAATTATTGCCCACCATCCATTACTATTTAGACCTTTGAAACAAATAAATTTGGATACAGCAATGGGGCGAATTGTTCAAAAAGCAATTCAACATGAAATAACGATCTATGCCGCACATACAAATCTTGATGTTGCATCTGGAGGTGTGAACGATTTATTAGCGAATGCGCTACACATCCAATCGCCAGAGGTGCTCGTACCAACTTATAAAGAAGATATGTTCAAGTTTGTGGCTTTTGTTCCAAAAACCCATGGCGATGCAATTCGAGAATCGTTAGGAGAAGTGGGAGCAGGTTTTATTGGAGAATACAGCCATTGTTCGTTTTCTTCAATTGGTGAAGGGACGTTTCGTCCAACTGAGCGTGCCAATCCTTATTTAGGTGAGAACAATAAACAAGAAGTGGTAGAGGAAGAACGGATTGAAACGATTGTCCCGAAACACTTAACGACGTCCGTGATTGAAGCATTCGTTTCAGCTCATCCGTATGAAGAACCAGCGTATGATCTTTATCCACTTGAAGAACCTTCCGTAACGCTCGGGTTAGGTAGAGTGGGCAAAATTCCTCAAGCTCAAACGTTACGTGAGTACGTGGATGTAGTGAAAAAAGCACTCAGTGTTGAGAATGTCCGTGTTGTCGGAAATTTAGATAAGAAAATTAACAGAGTAGCCGTATTAGGCGGAGATGGGAATAAGTATGTTAATCAAGCATTGCGTAAAGGTGCGGATGTACTTGTGACTGGTGATCTTTATTATCATGTTGCGCAAGATGCGAAAATGGATGGAATGACAATTATTGATGCAGGTCATCATATTGAAGCCATTATGAAAAAAGGTGTCGCCGAAGAACTACAAAAACGATTTGAGGGGAAAGAGCTGAAGATTTCCGCTTCAAAAAATAGTACAGATCCTTTTCAATTCATGTGA
- a CDS encoding 4-hydroxy-3-methylbut-2-enyl diphosphate reductase encodes MDVLKISPRGYCYGVVDAMVMARQAAQNLDLPRPLYILGQIVHNQHVTDAFEEDGIISLDGPNRLEILKEVTHGTVIFTAHGVSPEVRRLAKEKGLTCIDATCPDVTRTHDLIREKADEGHQFIYVGKQGHPEPEGAVGVAPDAVHLVETMDDLEALTLDDRDIIITNQTTMSQWDVSDIMKRAMELYPKAEVHNEICLATQVRQEAVAEQASQCDVVIVVGDPKSNNSNRLAQVSQQIAGTPAYRIGDLSQLNLDWIKDAKKVGVTSGASTPTPITKEVITFIENYEPENETTWDTTKKVPIEKILPKVRVKK; translated from the coding sequence ATGGACGTATTAAAAATTTCACCTAGAGGCTATTGTTATGGCGTTGTAGACGCGATGGTTATGGCACGTCAAGCTGCGCAAAATTTGGACTTGCCGAGACCTCTTTATATACTTGGGCAAATTGTCCACAATCAACACGTTACGGATGCATTTGAAGAAGATGGCATTATTTCTTTAGATGGACCGAACCGGTTAGAAATTCTTAAGGAAGTGACCCACGGTACCGTAATTTTTACCGCACACGGTGTATCTCCAGAAGTTCGTCGACTTGCTAAAGAAAAAGGGCTAACGTGCATTGATGCTACGTGCCCAGATGTAACAAGAACACATGATTTAATTCGCGAAAAAGCAGATGAAGGTCATCAGTTCATTTATGTTGGTAAACAAGGCCACCCTGAACCAGAAGGCGCAGTAGGCGTTGCACCAGATGCCGTTCACCTTGTTGAAACAATGGATGATCTTGAAGCGTTAACGTTGGATGATCGTGATATTATTATCACAAACCAAACAACAATGAGTCAGTGGGACGTTTCCGACATTATGAAACGTGCTATGGAGCTGTATCCTAAAGCTGAAGTACACAATGAAATTTGTTTAGCGACTCAAGTTCGTCAAGAAGCAGTTGCAGAACAAGCGTCACAATGTGATGTTGTCATTGTTGTTGGTGACCCGAAAAGCAATAACTCCAACCGTTTAGCACAAGTTTCACAACAGATTGCAGGTACACCCGCATACCGTATTGGTGATTTATCACAGCTAAACTTGGATTGGATTAAGGATGCAAAAAAAGTTGGTGTCACTTCAGGTGCTTCAACGCCAACACCGATCACGAAAGAAGTCATCACATTTATTGAAAACTATGAACCTGAAAATGAAACAACGTGGGATACGACGAAAAAAGTACCGATTGAAAAAATCCTCCCAAAAGTACGCGTAAAGAAATAA
- a CDS encoding CarD family transcriptional regulator gives MFKVGDNVVYPYHGAGKIQEIEEKSVLGETQSYYILHFPLVDVTLMLQESRIDESGLRKVISSSEVTQVADALKSGPEIPLSSSQFSRDTENLLKTGSIIDAAHLVSSLSKKQTERSNGLHIQDRHHLQKARQMVASELAVVQKYSEEQAYEFIDTNLLEEAN, from the coding sequence ATGTTTAAAGTCGGAGACAACGTTGTTTACCCTTATCATGGGGCCGGAAAGATCCAAGAAATTGAAGAGAAGAGTGTTTTAGGAGAAACACAGTCATATTATATTTTGCATTTTCCACTCGTTGATGTAACACTTATGCTTCAAGAATCGCGGATTGATGAATCCGGACTTAGAAAGGTCATCTCCTCCTCTGAAGTCACTCAAGTAGCAGATGCATTAAAATCAGGCCCTGAAATTCCCCTGTCTTCAAGTCAGTTTTCTCGAGACACAGAAAACTTACTTAAAACAGGAAGTATCATCGATGCAGCTCACCTTGTATCTTCGCTTTCAAAAAAGCAAACCGAGCGTTCGAATGGTCTCCATATCCAAGATCGCCACCATTTACAGAAAGCTAGACAAATGGTAGCAAGCGAACTTGCAGTTGTGCAAAAATATTCCGAAGAGCAAGCATATGAATTTATCGACACAAATTTGCTAGAAGAAGCAAATTAA
- a CDS encoding YqfQ family protein: MQPYYGPPASSIPMQPLSSGSSRLLGTATHFMQPTASMASAPIQHAVSGASRGGGILARLLGGGRITSQALGSASGGLNFATILENTQRVMGITQQVAPMIQQYGPFVKNVPTLWRMMRSMRQPSSGQQMQTSAESTTARSDQASNQQADGIQNETPVLDRPSNQSIANTTSATKQKQPPSGESLPKLYI, encoded by the coding sequence ATGCAGCCATATTATGGACCACCTGCCAGCTCGATCCCTATGCAACCATTATCAAGTGGTTCAAGTCGATTATTAGGAACAGCAACTCATTTTATGCAGCCGACAGCATCAATGGCATCCGCCCCCATCCAACATGCTGTATCAGGCGCTTCCCGTGGCGGCGGAATCTTAGCTCGTCTACTCGGAGGTGGTCGGATTACCAGTCAAGCATTAGGAAGTGCATCTGGAGGGTTAAACTTTGCTACCATTTTAGAAAATACACAACGGGTTATGGGCATTACCCAGCAAGTCGCCCCTATGATTCAACAATACGGACCATTTGTTAAAAATGTTCCCACTCTTTGGCGAATGATGCGATCGATGAGACAGCCATCATCCGGTCAACAGATGCAGACAAGTGCAGAATCGACTACTGCTCGTTCAGACCAAGCTTCTAATCAGCAAGCGGACGGTATTCAAAATGAAACACCCGTGCTTGATCGTCCATCAAATCAATCAATTGCGAACACAACTTCGGCTACTAAACAAAAGCAACCACCTTCCGGGGAATCGCTTCCAAAACTTTATATATAA